One part of the Tunicatimonas pelagia genome encodes these proteins:
- a CDS encoding SDR family NAD(P)-dependent oxidoreductase: MNIQELFDLRGRVALVTGAYAWLGKDVASVLAEAGASVIVTSRSAEKAEEAALQLKQEYGNDTLGLTMNQRQYASVQQMAEQAIAWKGKVDILVNNAGGGVGNSPGHLFKRSSEDIAAMIETNLTGVIYCCKAVAPTMVEAGYGKIINIASMAGLIGRDRRMYDRSGMNGQPVDYAAAKAGVIGLTRDLAGLLSPDGVYVNAISPGGFEKPGNLPEQFTGEFADATMLGRWGRMGLDLKGAALYLASPASDNVTAHNLVVDGGFSLWK; this comes from the coding sequence ATGAATATTCAGGAATTATTTGACCTGCGAGGACGCGTAGCCTTAGTTACCGGAGCCTACGCCTGGCTAGGCAAGGATGTAGCTTCAGTGTTAGCCGAAGCTGGAGCGTCGGTGATCGTCACTTCTCGTTCAGCCGAGAAAGCGGAAGAAGCTGCTTTACAGCTCAAGCAAGAATACGGTAACGATACTCTTGGGCTTACGATGAATCAGCGGCAGTACGCTAGTGTACAACAAATGGCTGAACAAGCTATTGCCTGGAAGGGAAAAGTTGATATTTTGGTTAATAATGCAGGAGGCGGAGTTGGCAATAGTCCGGGACACCTATTTAAGCGCTCTTCTGAAGACATTGCCGCGATGATTGAAACCAATCTTACCGGGGTGATCTACTGCTGTAAAGCCGTGGCCCCAACTATGGTAGAAGCTGGTTACGGAAAAATCATCAACATTGCCTCAATGGCCGGACTTATCGGGCGCGATCGCCGCATGTATGACCGCAGTGGAATGAACGGACAACCGGTAGATTACGCGGCTGCCAAAGCGGGAGTTATCGGACTTACACGAGACCTAGCCGGGTTGCTGTCGCCCGACGGAGTATACGTAAATGCTATTTCTCCGGGTGGCTTTGAGAAGCCGGGCAACTTACCCGAACAGTTTACTGGCGAGTTTGCCGACGCTACGATGCTCGGTCGCTGGGGCCGTATGGGCCTCGACCTGAAAGGAGCAGCATTGTACTTAGCCTCACCTGCTTCAGATAATGTAACCGCCCACAATTTAGTAGTTGATGGTGGGTTTTCATTATGGAAATAG
- the bglX gene encoding beta-glucosidase BglX — MYGKIGTKYPIWIMLIGAILLFTYYTFRPNQYTHPYEAQVDSVLSQMTLVEKIGQLNHLKGNYSTDIYEQDTDLEEEIQQGRVGALTPFVDLDQLIAWQKLAVEESRLGIPLLYAADVVHGYRTIFPVPLAQAASWDLKAIEQADRIAATEMSAAGLHWTFAPMVDISRDPRWGRVMEGAGEDPYLGSCIAEARVRGFQGDDLLQSNTVIACAKHFAAYGAPEGGMEYNTVDVSERRLRELHLPPFRASVDAGVATLMNSFNVVAGVPASSNDLLLKQILRKEWEFTGFTVSDANSLHEVIPHGVAANRKEAAYQCFTAGSDTDLWGQVYVESLEELVKEGAISEVDIDRSVRRILRYKFELGLFDDPYRYFDTVRLQQTLRRPEHLEAARSLARKSFVLLKNDNQLLPFQPAQYERIALIGPLGNSREYKDLIGNWSGFANPDDLTTVYQGLKEALDTTVKLDTASGCRAFGNCPEAMIEQARRVAERSDVVVLAVGENGYNTGECASRADISLPGNQEELIKVVAATGKPIVLLLFTGRPLELTDILNDVSAIMVCWQPGTEAGLAVADVLLGDHAPQGKLPMTFPYHQGQIPIYYSHLNTGRPRQGPEDTRWGVSKWSDVPNEPLFPFGYGLSYTTFSYSPPTLSQTQLSADDTLKIYTTVTNTGQTDGTEVAQLYIRDQIATVSRPVKELRGFQLVTLAPGASQSVTFQMTVEDLKYWTREMQYAVEPGNFSIFVGGNSQDTQTVSFSLMDDQ, encoded by the coding sequence ATGTACGGAAAAATTGGAACAAAATACCCGATCTGGATAATGCTTATCGGAGCAATACTGCTGTTCACTTATTATACCTTTCGCCCCAACCAGTATACTCATCCTTACGAAGCCCAAGTAGATAGTGTGCTGTCTCAGATGACTTTAGTCGAGAAGATAGGTCAGCTCAATCATCTGAAGGGTAACTATTCTACCGATATTTATGAGCAAGATACTGATCTGGAAGAGGAAATTCAGCAGGGGAGGGTAGGGGCATTAACCCCCTTTGTAGACTTAGACCAGCTTATAGCTTGGCAAAAGCTAGCAGTGGAGGAATCCCGTCTTGGTATCCCACTGCTGTATGCGGCCGATGTGGTACACGGCTACCGGACTATTTTTCCAGTGCCCTTGGCTCAAGCAGCTAGCTGGGATTTGAAAGCCATTGAGCAAGCTGACCGTATTGCTGCCACAGAGATGAGTGCGGCTGGTCTGCACTGGACTTTTGCTCCTATGGTGGATATTAGTCGTGATCCTCGCTGGGGGCGTGTGATGGAAGGAGCAGGCGAGGATCCATATTTGGGAAGCTGCATAGCTGAAGCACGGGTTCGTGGATTTCAGGGGGATGATCTGTTGCAGAGCAATACCGTGATAGCTTGTGCGAAGCATTTTGCGGCCTACGGAGCACCTGAAGGCGGTATGGAATATAATACCGTAGACGTGTCGGAGCGAAGGTTACGCGAACTGCACCTTCCGCCTTTCCGGGCGAGCGTAGATGCTGGAGTAGCTACCCTAATGAATTCGTTCAACGTGGTGGCGGGGGTTCCTGCCAGTAGTAACGATCTGCTTCTCAAACAGATTCTGCGGAAAGAATGGGAGTTTACCGGCTTTACCGTTTCGGATGCTAATTCCCTTCACGAAGTAATTCCTCACGGTGTAGCCGCTAATCGGAAAGAGGCAGCATATCAGTGCTTTACCGCCGGTTCAGACACTGATTTATGGGGGCAAGTGTACGTTGAGTCGCTTGAAGAGTTAGTGAAAGAAGGTGCAATAAGCGAAGTCGATATTGACCGTTCGGTTCGCCGCATATTACGCTACAAGTTTGAACTAGGTTTGTTCGATGATCCCTATCGCTATTTCGATACAGTACGACTCCAACAAACGCTTCGTCGCCCCGAACACCTTGAAGCCGCCCGCTCTCTAGCCCGTAAGTCATTCGTGTTGCTTAAGAATGATAATCAGCTACTTCCCTTCCAACCTGCTCAGTACGAACGCATAGCACTCATTGGCCCGCTAGGCAATAGTCGCGAGTATAAAGATTTGATCGGTAACTGGAGCGGATTTGCTAACCCTGATGATCTAACGACGGTGTACCAAGGGCTGAAAGAGGCTCTGGACACTACCGTTAAATTAGATACTGCTTCGGGCTGCCGGGCCTTCGGCAATTGTCCGGAGGCGATGATTGAGCAAGCTCGCCGAGTGGCGGAGCGCTCCGACGTAGTTGTGTTGGCCGTGGGAGAGAACGGGTACAATACTGGCGAATGCGCTAGTCGTGCCGACATCTCACTTCCTGGCAATCAGGAGGAATTGATCAAAGTGGTGGCGGCGACCGGAAAACCGATAGTTCTACTGCTTTTTACTGGCCGTCCTTTGGAGTTGACCGATATTCTTAATGATGTTTCGGCGATAATGGTCTGCTGGCAGCCCGGTACCGAGGCAGGTCTTGCCGTGGCAGATGTATTACTGGGCGATCACGCCCCTCAGGGGAAGCTACCCATGACTTTCCCCTATCACCAAGGGCAAATTCCAATTTACTACAGTCATCTGAATACCGGCCGCCCACGACAGGGGCCAGAGGACACTCGTTGGGGGGTAAGCAAATGGTCGGACGTGCCTAATGAGCCGCTGTTTCCGTTCGGTTATGGTTTGAGCTACACTACATTTTCGTACTCGCCTCCAACCCTAAGCCAAACTCAGCTCTCAGCAGATGATACCTTAAAAATATATACTACTGTAACTAATACCGGCCAAACCGACGGTACTGAGGTGGCACAGCTATACATCCGCGACCAGATCGCTACTGTATCGCGTCCGGTGAAGGAGCTGCGAGGGTTCCAACTGGTAACGTTAGCCCCTGGTGCGTCCCAGTCGGTAACCTTCCAAATGACCGTGGAGGATTTAAAGTACTGGACACGAGAAATGCAGTACGCTGTAGAACCTGGTAACTTTTCAATATTCGTCGGAGGCAATTCACAGGATACCCAAACCGTCTCTTTTTCGCTTATGGACGATCAGTAG
- a CDS encoding DegT/DnrJ/EryC1/StrS family aminotransferase → MIATSTLTNPSEINAPELFAVLPPNRCGSADRAYMDEVLDDGFGNKESANMLARFEQAFAEKFGAQYAISMNSGSGTLVAALMAAGVGPGDEVLVPSLTMAATAFSVIHTGAVPVFVDSDPRTYCLDPTDAWRKTTEFTKAIMPVSIYGLSPDFDPIMDLAQERSLAVIEDDAQTFLGTYRGKMVGTIGHAGSFSFQGSKHMTTGGDGGIVITDDEEYAIRIRKAAVQGYRTLGAKPGSTMIPRDERQDWRFERHDSLGYNFRMSAPQAALGLGQLERLNQLVDARRYVAHQYDQVIAEEKCEWLRPPHTPDECEHTYWCYPAWLNEAELGVTWRDFRKKFIELGGDGLYGCYTPVHLEPVFRELSFYGDKNRSPLYDPRYQGKVKSYQAGDCPVLEEFRKGLCLFKTGMQTLDKVRGQVDALQKVIRYYQG, encoded by the coding sequence AGAGCTATTCGCTGTGTTACCACCGAATCGTTGTGGTTCCGCCGACCGAGCGTACATGGATGAAGTGTTAGACGATGGCTTCGGTAATAAAGAGTCAGCCAATATGCTGGCTCGCTTTGAACAAGCATTTGCCGAAAAGTTTGGCGCACAGTACGCTATCTCCATGAATTCTGGTTCGGGTACATTGGTAGCAGCCTTAATGGCTGCTGGTGTAGGACCGGGTGATGAGGTGCTAGTGCCTTCATTAACGATGGCCGCTACCGCCTTTTCAGTAATTCATACTGGGGCCGTGCCGGTGTTTGTTGATAGCGATCCGCGCACTTACTGCCTCGACCCCACTGATGCTTGGCGAAAGACTACTGAATTTACCAAGGCAATTATGCCAGTATCTATCTACGGTCTATCACCTGACTTTGATCCTATCATGGATTTGGCCCAAGAACGTAGCTTGGCTGTGATTGAAGATGATGCCCAGACTTTTTTAGGAACGTACCGAGGGAAGATGGTAGGTACTATCGGACACGCGGGTAGTTTTAGTTTTCAAGGTTCCAAGCACATGACTACTGGAGGCGACGGGGGGATAGTTATTACTGATGATGAGGAGTATGCTATTCGGATTCGTAAAGCCGCAGTGCAAGGTTACCGAACATTAGGGGCAAAACCAGGTTCTACTATGATTCCCCGCGATGAGCGGCAAGACTGGCGTTTTGAGCGTCACGATAGTTTAGGCTACAACTTCCGAATGTCAGCCCCACAAGCCGCGCTAGGGTTAGGGCAACTAGAACGACTAAATCAATTAGTAGATGCTCGGCGCTACGTAGCTCATCAGTACGATCAGGTAATCGCTGAAGAAAAGTGCGAATGGTTAAGACCACCTCACACACCGGATGAATGCGAACATACCTACTGGTGTTACCCAGCTTGGCTCAATGAGGCTGAACTGGGAGTAACGTGGCGCGATTTCCGAAAGAAATTTATTGAACTCGGTGGTGATGGCCTCTACGGCTGCTACACTCCAGTACACTTAGAACCGGTTTTTCGCGAGTTATCGTTTTATGGTGACAAAAACCGCTCACCGCTCTACGATCCCCGCTATCAGGGGAAGGTAAAATCGTACCAAGCTGGTGACTGCCCAGTGCTAGAAGAATTTCGTAAAGGATTGTGTTTATTCAAAACCGGAATGCAGACTCTGGACAAGGTAAGGGGCCAAGTGGATGCTTTACAAAAAGTGATACGTTACTACCAAGGATAG